The following proteins are co-located in the uncultured Draconibacterium sp. genome:
- a CDS encoding outer membrane beta-barrel protein, with protein sequence MNRRKPLKTKPFVLRYFLSILFLTHFLFVSYAQETDTIVPVQKRTEKILRKIDLREITRNGLTPYKTKFSGHYAGIDFGFNMLVKTDYSAYDSEFLENDIFRSNSAYFNIVQQSIGLQKHRNTLGLVTGLGLHLQSYRLDDNTSIYLDENDVVQPQYLYYDQNQKSKLALVSLTIPLLMEWQIPVNHYDNRVYISAGLMGSLRLGSHTKIKYKTDQKEKLKVDDHFSIQPFTYSLMVRTGYRWFNVFASYDLMPLFKNEKGPELTPFTVGITLLRF encoded by the coding sequence ATGAATCGTAGAAAGCCACTGAAAACAAAACCATTTGTATTGAGATACTTCCTTTCAATTCTGTTTTTAACTCATTTCTTGTTTGTTTCTTATGCACAGGAAACGGATACAATTGTACCGGTTCAAAAAAGAACTGAAAAAATTCTAAGAAAAATTGATTTGCGGGAGATTACACGAAACGGGCTGACACCCTACAAAACAAAATTCTCGGGACATTACGCCGGAATCGATTTTGGCTTTAATATGTTGGTAAAAACAGACTATTCGGCTTATGATTCGGAGTTTTTGGAGAATGATATCTTTCGTTCAAATTCGGCCTATTTTAACATAGTTCAGCAAAGTATAGGTTTACAGAAACATCGAAACACCCTGGGGTTGGTAACGGGATTGGGATTGCATTTACAGAGTTACCGGCTTGATGACAATACTTCAATTTATTTAGACGAAAACGATGTGGTTCAACCACAGTATTTGTATTACGACCAGAATCAGAAATCGAAATTGGCACTTGTTTCGTTAACGATTCCGTTGTTAATGGAGTGGCAAATTCCGGTAAATCATTACGATAACCGGGTTTATATTTCGGCCGGATTAATGGGGAGTTTGCGCCTTGGCAGCCATACTAAAATAAAATACAAAACCGATCAAAAGGAAAAGCTAAAAGTCGACGATCATTTTTCAATCCAACCATTTACGTATTCGCTGATGGTACGTACCGGTTACAGGTGGTTTAATGTGTTTGCGAGTTACGATCTGATGCCGCTTTTTAAAAATGAGAAAGGACCTGAATTAACTCCATTTACGGTTGGAATTACATTATTGCGTTTTTAA
- a CDS encoding DEAD/DEAH box helicase, which yields MTLFKEMGLSTEIQSAIEELGFEQPTPVQEQTIPFLLESTQDVVALAQTGTGKTAAFGLPIIQQVDTAKRSIQALILSPTRELAMQIANDLQKYSKNTPNFKSAVVYGGSDIRAQIKELERGPQVVVGTPGRTLDLIKRSKLKVTEIRWVVLDEADEMLSMGFKDDLDAILENSPEEKQTLLFSATMPKEIIAISQKYMKDIHEISVGKRNMGADTVEHNYYLVHAKDRYLALKRIADVNPNIYGIIFCRTRAETKDVADKLMQDGYNADALHGDLSQAQRDHVMARFRGKHLQMLVATDVAARGLDVNDLTHVINYNLPDDPEVYVHRSGRTGRAGKQGVSITLIHMREKGKLKQVERSINKPFVKKDVPSGKVICEKQLFSLIDRVEKIEVNDEQIGEFMPVIYKKLAWLEREELIKHFVSIEFNRFLQYYENAPDINVDEAREKEFGRGDRDRGRRGRDDRGRDRGERDRGDRGRNRGREERVRGDRGEGRRNSGYEFSRFFFNMGKKNGISKRTIIDLVNQNMPGKSVEIGNIEVLKGFSFFEIDKRYEKEIVKNFKNASYKGQRVGIEIAGKKK from the coding sequence ATGACATTATTTAAAGAAATGGGGCTTAGTACCGAAATTCAATCGGCGATTGAAGAACTTGGTTTTGAGCAACCTACTCCAGTACAGGAACAAACGATTCCTTTTTTACTGGAAAGCACGCAAGACGTGGTCGCGCTAGCTCAAACCGGAACCGGGAAAACAGCTGCATTTGGTTTGCCAATCATCCAACAGGTTGATACGGCAAAAAGATCTATTCAGGCTTTAATATTAAGCCCTACTCGTGAGTTGGCCATGCAAATTGCCAACGATTTGCAAAAATACTCGAAAAACACACCTAATTTCAAAAGTGCCGTAGTTTACGGTGGCTCTGATATTCGTGCACAAATTAAAGAGCTCGAAAGAGGACCACAAGTTGTTGTGGGAACACCTGGACGTACTCTTGATTTAATCAAGCGTAGTAAGTTGAAAGTAACCGAAATTCGTTGGGTAGTACTCGATGAAGCCGACGAAATGCTTTCCATGGGATTTAAAGACGATTTGGATGCAATTTTGGAAAACTCTCCGGAAGAGAAACAAACACTTCTTTTTTCGGCAACAATGCCAAAAGAAATCATTGCCATTTCGCAAAAGTACATGAAAGATATTCATGAAATATCGGTAGGCAAACGAAACATGGGTGCCGATACAGTTGAACACAACTACTATTTGGTACATGCAAAAGACCGTTATCTGGCACTAAAACGTATTGCCGACGTAAATCCAAACATCTACGGAATAATTTTCTGTCGCACGCGTGCAGAGACGAAAGATGTTGCCGATAAATTAATGCAGGATGGCTACAATGCCGATGCACTGCACGGTGATTTGTCGCAGGCGCAACGCGACCATGTAATGGCACGTTTCCGTGGTAAACATTTACAAATGTTAGTGGCTACCGATGTGGCAGCCCGTGGTTTGGATGTTAACGATTTAACGCACGTAATCAACTACAACTTACCTGATGATCCGGAAGTATATGTACACCGAAGCGGACGTACCGGACGTGCAGGAAAACAAGGGGTTTCTATTACCTTGATTCACATGCGTGAAAAAGGGAAACTGAAACAAGTTGAACGTTCAATCAACAAACCTTTTGTGAAAAAGGATGTTCCTTCAGGCAAAGTTATTTGCGAGAAACAGCTTTTTAGCCTGATTGACAGAGTTGAAAAAATTGAAGTAAACGACGAACAGATTGGCGAATTTATGCCGGTTATTTATAAAAAACTGGCCTGGTTAGAACGTGAAGAACTGATTAAACATTTTGTTTCGATTGAATTTAACCGTTTTTTGCAGTACTACGAAAATGCGCCGGATATTAATGTTGATGAAGCGCGCGAAAAAGAATTCGGGCGTGGAGATCGCGATCGTGGCAGACGCGGACGTGACGACAGAGGTAGAGATCGTGGCGAAAGAGATCGTGGCGACAGAGGCAGAAACCGGGGACGAGAAGAAAGAGTACGCGGAGACCGTGGAGAAGGACGCCGAAACAGTGGTTATGAGTTTTCAAGATTTTTCTTCAACATGGGGAAAAAGAATGGAATCAGTAAACGTACAATCATTGATTTGGTAAACCAGAACATGCCGGGTAAAAGTGTTGAAATTGGCAACATCGAAGTGTTAAAAGGCTTCTCATTTTTCGAAATCGACAAACGTTACGAAAAAGAGATTGTAAAAAACTTTAAAAATGCCTCGTACAAAGGTCAGCGCGTTGGAATTGAAATTGCCGGAAAGAAAAAGTAA
- a CDS encoding TfoX/Sxy family protein — MAYNEFLADRVRASLKGFQTSFEEKLMFGGICFMVDEKMCVGIVKEDLMVRIDPENQDEFLQETACRIMDFTHRPMKGYLYVAPEGVDMEEDLDKWVKRCLNFNPKAKSGKKKKAK; from the coding sequence ATGGCATACAACGAATTTTTAGCCGACCGGGTTCGTGCTTCTCTTAAAGGCTTTCAAACTTCATTTGAGGAGAAACTTATGTTTGGCGGAATCTGTTTTATGGTGGATGAAAAAATGTGTGTAGGAATAGTAAAGGAAGATTTAATGGTACGCATCGATCCCGAAAATCAGGATGAGTTTTTACAGGAAACAGCTTGCCGGATTATGGATTTTACCCATCGGCCAATGAAAGGTTATTTGTACGTGGCTCCTGAAGGAGTTGACATGGAAGAAGACCTTGATAAGTGGGTGAAACGCTGCCTGAATTTTAATCCGAAGGCAAAATCGGGCAAAAAGAAAAAGGCAAAATAA
- a CDS encoding inositol monophosphatase — translation MMKQTLHTALYDAGKILLANFGKINDYTVKESQSSIVTKTDVDSEKRIMQVISDEFPAHNLLGEETGFRNKKSEYTWVADPIDGTSNFAAGIPWFGVIICVLKDFKPLMAGCYLPVQDQLYFAEIGEGATLNGHPISVSKERDLKNILMAYSLDFSDEPGKTKQEAKTIELLVQNIRNLRSTNCLIDFCYTADGKLGGCANRTTKIWDIAGPALIIQEAGGIATNLQGKKLDFSVRDEDYGRNFEILAANKILHKKVISLLNK, via the coding sequence ATGATGAAACAGACATTGCACACAGCGTTATACGATGCCGGAAAAATACTACTGGCAAACTTTGGGAAAATAAACGATTATACGGTTAAAGAAAGCCAGAGCAGCATTGTAACAAAAACCGATGTTGATTCTGAAAAACGAATTATGCAGGTAATTTCAGACGAGTTTCCTGCGCACAATCTTTTGGGCGAAGAAACAGGTTTCCGGAATAAAAAATCGGAGTATACCTGGGTAGCTGATCCCATTGACGGCACGTCTAATTTTGCTGCCGGAATTCCATGGTTTGGTGTAATTATATGTGTACTGAAAGATTTTAAACCGCTTATGGCCGGCTGTTATTTGCCCGTGCAAGATCAATTGTATTTTGCAGAAATTGGGGAAGGGGCGACTTTAAATGGTCATCCAATTTCGGTTTCCAAAGAGCGAGACCTAAAAAATATTCTGATGGCTTATTCGCTCGATTTTTCAGATGAACCCGGGAAAACAAAACAAGAAGCCAAAACAATTGAGCTACTGGTTCAGAATATTCGCAATCTTCGATCGACCAATTGTTTAATCGATTTTTGTTATACCGCCGACGGTAAACTTGGGGGCTGTGCCAACCGTACTACAAAAATATGGGACATTGCCGGGCCTGCTTTAATAATTCAGGAAGCCGGTGGAATTGCCACCAACTTGCAGGGGAAAAAGTTGGATTTTAGTGTAAGGGATGAAGACTATGGGCGCAATTTTGAAATTCTGGCTGCGAACAAGATCTTGCATAAAAAGGTTATTTCTTTATTAAACAAGTAA
- a CDS encoding histidine kinase, with amino-acid sequence MLVLTFVQLEIFVALGIWFFQSIKSDDPKIIQKMLFRLLLFYLTVLAIAFAMFLILFTYHFIKSGHDFSLYFRSFIELNYELKNFFIATIVGFSFGALFFFYTQWADALKNLQKLREEKLIFQYETLKNQVNPHFLFNSLNSLSSLVKTNPDLSEEFILKLSSVYRYILENSEKEMVSLATELEFVSNYFDLQKIRDGEKIDLKVEIIDAKNMYILPVSLQLLVENAFKHNAATRNNPLEIVIHNEGMDKLVVRNNLQEKTQLKNSSKIGLKNLNERCRLILNREIEIQENAYEFVVKVPVKLK; translated from the coding sequence ATGTTGGTTTTAACCTTTGTACAGCTCGAAATATTTGTGGCTTTAGGCATTTGGTTTTTTCAATCGATAAAATCCGACGATCCAAAAATTATTCAAAAGATGTTGTTTCGGCTGTTGCTTTTTTACCTGACCGTTTTGGCGATTGCTTTTGCAATGTTTTTGATACTTTTTACGTACCACTTTATAAAAAGCGGTCACGATTTTTCCTTGTATTTCCGAAGTTTTATTGAACTGAATTACGAACTGAAGAACTTTTTTATCGCCACAATTGTGGGTTTTTCGTTTGGTGCCCTCTTCTTTTTTTACACGCAATGGGCCGATGCTTTAAAAAACCTTCAAAAACTCAGGGAAGAAAAACTCATTTTTCAGTACGAAACATTAAAAAACCAGGTAAATCCTCATTTCCTTTTTAATAGCCTGAATTCGCTGTCGTCGCTCGTGAAAACCAATCCCGATTTATCGGAGGAGTTTATTTTAAAGTTATCGTCGGTGTATCGGTATATTTTAGAGAATAGCGAAAAAGAAATGGTTTCGCTTGCCACAGAACTGGAGTTTGTAAGCAATTATTTTGACCTTCAGAAAATCCGTGACGGCGAAAAAATTGATTTAAAAGTTGAGATTATTGATGCAAAAAACATGTATATATTACCGGTTTCGTTGCAACTTTTGGTCGAAAACGCATTTAAACACAATGCAGCTACCCGAAACAATCCGTTGGAAATTGTAATCCACAACGAGGGAATGGACAAGCTAGTGGTGAGAAATAATTTACAGGAAAAAACACAACTAAAAAATTCATCGAAAATTGGCTTAAAAAACCTAAACGAACGATGCCGGTTAATATTAAACCGCGAAATAGAAATACAGGAAAACGCTTATGAATTTGTTGTGAAAGTGCCTGTAAAATTAAAATGA